A window of Flammeovirga kamogawensis genomic DNA:
CGCTCAAGAAATAAATAATAGTCATTTTATTATTGAAAAATCTTATGATAGAAAAAATTATGTTTTTGTTGATTCTGTTGGCGGACACGGAAATACGAACAGTAATGTTTATTATGAAAGTAGTGACCGATTAGAGAACAATAAAACAACCTATTATAGACTTACACAATTTGATTTTGATGGTAAATCTGAAGCTTGGATACAAAGTGTTGCAGGTACTAATAACGATATTAGCTTTAATATCTATCCTAATCCAACATCTGAATATTTAAGAGTTCAAACTACTATAAATGATAAAGAACTAATGGAGTTTTACCTTGTAAATGCTAGTAACGGTAGTAGACATAAACTAAATAATACTTCTATTTCTTATGCAACACAAACCTTTGATCTTACTCATTTAGCAAATGGTATATACATCATAGAAATTACAAAAGGAAATCAAGTGATTTATCAAGATAAAATCATTAAAATATAAGTACTTCGATTCATTAAAATTTAAGAGCACCTTTCTTTTTGGAAGGTGTTTTTTTATTGTCACTCAAAAAGTGTGAATAAAAGGAAATAGAATTCAACAGATCTTAATACTTCTGCCTGTTCAATTAGGTTACCTGTCTATAAAAGACAAGAACTAAATTTCTGTTTCTATGAAAAATTTACACCTATCAAATAGTCGCTTTAAAATATTCACTTTAATTAGTCTAGTCTCATTTTTAATGATAAATGTGGATGGGTTTTCTGAAGATGTAAATTTCAGTTTTGCTAATACCAAATATTCAAAGAATGTAAAATTTCATTATATACAGAAACACTATAAACTTGATGAATACCAAGATTTTGTTAGATATACATTTCCTCAAAAAATAGGCGAATTCTTAATTGAAACAAAAGAAGAAACACAACAAGATTATACTTTTATTATAGGTAAAGTAAAAATCTTAAGTGGAAAAAGTTTAACTATTAAAAAAGGACATACTTTAGTTATATATGGTAAATTAACAGCTCTTCCAGGTTCTACATTAATTAATGAGGGCAATTTAGTTATAAGAGGTTCTTTATTTATTGGTGATCAAGTTACAGCAGGTCAAGAGTCATATATTGTAAATTTCCAAAATAAGCCAAATGCAAACTTATATATCACTCAAGGGCTAGTAGGTCAGCATGTTCATGGTTCTACAATAGCAGGAAATATTGCTGTAATACAAAATGTAATGTACCATTTCCATTTAAATGAAAATACTATCAATCCAAAAGGTGGAGTATTTTATTATAGAAATAATGATTTTAGTGCTAAAGCTAATGAAGGAACGGAAGTTATAATGAAACTGGATAGTAAGAATAGAGCTAGCAAAAAATATAGTAGAGGGGAAAAAAAAATAGATAAAGAAGATAAAGAAAAAGATAGAAATCATAATAAAATTACAAATCTACCTTACAAAGAATACTTTAAGAAAATCTGTAATAAAAATCCTATAAAAAAAGAAAGTTTACTAAAACTTCAACCCTACCTAACAAAACAATTTAAAGACCTCCCAGTAGAACTCTCAAGCTTCTCTTGTACTCAAGAAGAATCTTTTACAGCTATCAAATGGGCTACTGCTCAAGAAATTAATAACAGTCACTTTACAATTGAAAAGTCTTATGATAAAAAGAATTTTGAAAAAATTGATGAAGTTGAAGGGCAAGGTAATTCGAATACAGTAAAGCAATACAAAATTAATGTTCCCATAGATAATAAAAATAGAACCGTTTATTACAGGTTAACACAATTTGATTTTGATGGAAAATCAGAATCGTGGATTCAAGCCGTAATGAGCAATGAAGATACTAAAGTAGATGTGAGTGTTTACCCTAATCCTACTACGGACTTTCTTAAAGTAGAAACAAATTCTACTGATGATACTCCAATGGATTACTATTTAATTAACACAAGTACAGGTGCTAAAACGAAATTAACGAGTAGTTCATCTCAATATACTTCTCAAAAATTTGATGTATCTGGCTTATCTCAAGGGATATATATATTGGAAATCATTCAAGGCAATAAGCGTATTTATCAG
This region includes:
- a CDS encoding T9SS type A sorting domain-containing protein translates to MKKLQYLFLFLSLILLSVISNTIHAKISNDIVIPVGDSQLLPSLDVSGRTHYIIQGTLTINGDVNVTGNGQITVDGGELIIYGNLKAAGNGVVLVDGGDLYVDRIIKPGNGEVTTINGGEIHHTSDLPVELISYNIEVDKNKNVDIYWETAQEINNSHFIIEKSYDRKNYVFVDSVGGHGNTNSNVYYESSDRLENNKTTYYRLTQFDFDGKSEAWIQSVAGTNNDISFNIYPNPTSEYLRVQTTINDKELMEFYLVNASNGSRHKLNNTSISYATQTFDLTHLANGIYIIEITKGNQVIYQDKIIKI
- a CDS encoding T9SS type A sorting domain-containing protein, with protein sequence MKNLHLSNSRFKIFTLISLVSFLMINVDGFSEDVNFSFANTKYSKNVKFHYIQKHYKLDEYQDFVRYTFPQKIGEFLIETKEETQQDYTFIIGKVKILSGKSLTIKKGHTLVIYGKLTALPGSTLINEGNLVIRGSLFIGDQVTAGQESYIVNFQNKPNANLYITQGLVGQHVHGSTIAGNIAVIQNVMYHFHLNENTINPKGGVFYYRNNDFSAKANEGTEVIMKLDSKNRASKKYSRGEKKIDKEDKEKDRNHNKITNLPYKEYFKKICNKNPIKKESLLKLQPYLTKQFKDLPVELSSFSCTQEESFTAIKWATAQEINNSHFTIEKSYDKKNFEKIDEVEGQGNSNTVKQYKINVPIDNKNRTVYYRLTQFDFDGKSESWIQAVMSNEDTKVDVSVYPNPTTDFLKVETNSTDDTPMDYYLINTSTGAKTKLTSSSSQYTSQKFDVSGLSQGIYILEIIQGNKRIYQNKVIKK